The Arachis hypogaea cultivar Tifrunner chromosome 19, arahy.Tifrunner.gnm2.J5K5, whole genome shotgun sequence genome has a window encoding:
- the LOC112778656 gene encoding uncharacterized protein, with amino-acid sequence MIEQYREIRKRTGCTIMADGWTDRCRRTLINFLVYCPKGTIFLESVDASHASKTTELLFKLFKDVVNFVGPENVVHIVTDNAANYVAANYVAAGRLLEAEFPKLYWSPCAVHCINLMLQDIGKLNEVSETVSHASKITKYIYNHCHPLYLMRKFTSGREILRPAPTCFATNFIALQSILAQKDALRAMVTSKEWTISAYSKEAKAKAFVDQVLDSKFWNQCTDVVKLTEPLVRVLRIVDSEDKAAMGFLYQAFNMAREEMVKRFRRRKKIVEPYLKILDTRWDSQLKKNLHVAGYWLNLAFRFNAAKFEKHKQTTSGLLDVIEKYSYDDPELNTKLTSEKRIYSNAEDDFGRQYALRERSIVMPDCLPKSSSALEYILFTWHH; translated from the exons ATGATTGAACAGTATCGTGAAATTCGGAAGCGAACTGGATGTACTATCATGGCTGATGGATGGACTGATCGTTGTAGGCGCACTTTAATTAACTTCTTGGTTTATTGTCCTAAAGGAACTATCTTCCTAGAGTCTGTTGATGCTTCTCATGCCTCCAAGACTACTGAATTATTGTTTAAGCTTTTTAAGGATGTTGTCAACTTTGTCGGTCCTGAAAATGTTGTTCATATAGTGACGGACAATGCTGCAAATTATGTTGCTGCAAATTATGTTGCTGCTGGAAGGTTGTTGGAAGCTGAATTCCCTAAGTTGTATTGGTCTCCTTGTGCTGTGCATTGTATTAATTTGATGTTGCAAGATATTGGAAAGTTGAATGAAGTCAGTGAGACAGTTTCACATGCTTCAAAGAttactaaatacatatataatcatTGTCATCCACTGTATCTTATGAGGAAGTTTACCAGTGGACGAGAAATACTTCGTCCAGCTCCAACTTGCTTTGCTACCAATTTCATAGCTTTACAGAGTATTCTGGCTCAAAAAGATGCATTAAGAGCTATGGTAACTTCTAAAGAATGGACAATCTCAGCCTACTCCAAAGAAGCTAAAGCTAAAGCATTTGTGGATCAAGTTTTAGACTCTAAGTTTTGGAATCAATGTACAGATGTTGTCAAGCTTACTGAGCCACTTGTTCGTGTGCTTCGTATTGTGGATAGTGAAGATAAAGCTGCAATGGGTTTTCTTTATCAAGCTTTTAATATGGCTAGAGAAGAGATGGTGAAGAGGTTTCGACGAAGAAAGAAGATTGTGGAGCCTTACTTGAAGATTTTGGATACTCGTTGGGattcacaacttaaaaaaaatcttCATGTTGCTGGCTATTGGTTAAACCTTGCTTTTCGATTCAACGCTGCTAAATTTGAAAAACATAAGCAAACCACTTCTGGCCTACTAGATGTAATTGAGAAATATTCATATGATGATCCAGAATTGAATACTAAGTTGACAAGTGAGAAGAGAATATATTCTAATGCTGAAGATGATTTTGGAAGACAATATGCACTGCGTGAACGAAGCATAGTGATGCcag ATTGTCTTCCAAAATCATCTTCAGCATTAGAATATATTCTCTTTACTTGGCATCACTGA